ATCACCACTTTTTCATTACATGCATGTGGTTCTTACATATAAAAGGATTTAATTTCATTTGAATATTCATCTATTCTTTCCTATTTTAATGTTGTGGATGCCTAAACGTGAAAACAAAGACCAAACCTGTAAAATGAAAGGTAAATTTAGCTTTATGGAGGTAAGaaacatgaaagaatattaatcatGATGAAGAGATGGGAACTCTGCACACTCGAATGCTTCTTTGAAATTACATAAAGAGTAAATTCAGCAGTAAATGTTGATCGATTTTGAAAGTTAGAAACCATGCATGCATCTTcaccactctttttttttttggtataataAAAAGATATCCAGTACTCATGGAATTAAGGAATTCACACCCTATAAGGTCTTGTTAAATAGGACAAAGCACTAGATCAgcgttagattttttttttttttttaaattgaattCAAATCTGAGACCTCTAATTAAGAGGGAAGGGGCTGTCCGTTCCACTAATCCATTGATGGTGAAACTAACACGTGAAAAAGTAAATACAATAATGTTCTAACAGACAAACTATGCGAATTAAGAATTTTAAGTAAATGAATGCAGAATATTAATCTCTTCAATAATGTAAAGTGGCCGTGTTTAATTGTGATGGTGATGGCAATCACACATGGACAAACATTATTGAATAATGGATATATAGCGACATCTCTCCAAGATTGAATAGTACTAAGGAAAAAATTACTACTTGATAGTACCATCATTATCAGGTTAACATCATATATATTTCTCAGCATCTCCATCTTAATTAATGAACCTCTTCAGACCATTAGTCCAAATCATAAGTTGTAAAAAAATCTAAACCTTTATACCTTTTTATATTCTGAATAGACCGATTGGATGACGAAGACCTAATTCTATGAGAAGATTACAAATTAAATATTCTAGTTTTGCCCCGTCGTTTAGACTCTAAGATAATAAATCCCTTATTGTTGGCAAATATTTGTGTTGATCATAGTTGACGTACATAAGAAATTCAATTTATAAGGAATGAATAATTGACTTCAAATTGATCTTGCTAGCCATTGAGTATCATAAAAAAAATATCCCGTTTAGTCAATACTAGTGAACTTGTCCGTGCGATAAAATGATCATTAAATTTATTAATCCTGTTCTAttctaagtaatataaactgaaATATGTTAAATGTTCTTTCTAGTCTTCAAAATCCAAATAGATTAAGTTTTAATCCGTTAATTTTATTATTAACACTTAATTTATATACTTTTCTATTCTTTCATCACTTAAGAAATTTAGTCTTCTAGAAATAGTTGATTTTTGTATAAGGTGAaactataattttttatttttttctcaaagTTGAATGTCAAGAAAGGCAAGATTATAATTCCGTGTTTTACAAATTAAATAACATGGTTTTTCCTTTGTACATTTATTATACGTATATAAGTGCgtaacttttgttttcttttcattGGATGGTTAAACttcaatgatttcataatttACATCCTCAAAATTATCATAGTTATACTAAAAGTTTTAGTGAAAACCCAAAATATTTGCTTATTTCTTTTGAAATTCGACTCGCAGCTTCATAAAAAGAAAGACAGAGAGAGATGACATGAATAGTTATGAAAGTTATGCAAAAAAATACGTGAGACTTTCACAACAGATATGGGCATTTAATTGAGAAATGCATGTTTGATGTACATGAGTAGGAGACTGACAATAACTCCTCCGATGTTTAAATTTAGCAAAGAAAGTGCCAAACATAGTAAAAGTAATCAATTACAGTAACTTCTTTTCTAAATAGGCGATAACCAGTAGGGCGATTAGTCAATAGCCAGTAGCTTAGTACAACAGTCGCAACTCGCGATCGCAAAGATATATTACACGACCATTTTCATATACTGCTAGAGTCTTTCGTGTACCTCTTAAATCctactccctccggattaaaaaaagtgtctacttagccatttgcacactccttaagaaaatactaactcctagaaaaaaaataggtaatttgactaaactgcccctaattaaataggtattgaaatttgatcacatagcatttaataggggcaaatctgaaaaaataaggtttaattattttttaatttgataagtggacactctttttgactcaagaaaaaaaagctaagtggacactctttttgaaccggagTGAATATCTCCCAATCATTGCTTgtccttgctctttttttttttttttttttttttaatctacaaCACAAGCTGCAAGAGACGTAATTCAAATAACATATATTCAACACAACTTTTAGTATCATATAAGGATATATTGCATGTAAGGAGGCAACACGATGATAGAAACATCGAGGCTGCACGCGTAAACTAAAAAAGTTTTTCAAAAATTTAAGTTTGtgagatgtgaatatgagaagaGACAACAATAAAGGAAGACAAGCTTTCTGTATGGTAATTTATAGGTATAATGATTATAATTTGTAATTAATGTAGAAGCAAATTAATAATAGCAATGAAGATTTTGATGTGCCAATTATAAGCCTTATCTTACGCTTTAGTCACTAAGTGTTAATTATTTTCCAGAAAAATAATAAGTCTTTATTGGTATATATAATAATTATAGTGATTGTTGTCAATTTTGTAATTGGTGTAAAGTTTTTAATACTCAGAATTTTAATAGGGAAGTATATATACAAAgtggaagaaaaagaaaggaaaaatgcCACAAAAggagataaaataaaaaatagatttGCATATCTCGTTTATTCAATATTCTCGGACCTAGCTAACGGTCCGTCAGTGTGAACAATCAATAAAGTTAGTAATATTTTGTTCTAATTAAAATGGGTAAACAAATACTAGCAATGACCTCCCGTTTTGGGATGCATGTTCTATACAATCAATTAAATATTCTCTTTCGTCTCAATTTTATCGAATATCTTCGAAAAGGAACAAACGATAGATTtgctccacaaaaaaaaaaaaagaaaaaaaggactaGGGGTTTGCCATATGCTTCTTGAAGTTAAAGTTGAAACCTAGAATATTGCTTTGCTATATATGAGAAGCCATGTTACTATACGTTTATGTACCTTAGTATCAAGAAATGACCAGAGCGAGACATATTTGACACTACCGCTGACTTTCTACAATTGGATTGTTGCAGGTTTGCAGCCAATACATTCATCATCATACCGTTGAAAATAATGGATGTTATTAAACAAGTTTGATGTGTAAGAAATACAGTGTTGAAGGTATAACACGGTCCTGGAAGCAGCTATTAATCCTTGCATTAGGTTGTCTACATCAAACTTTTTGTTATGCGGTCCTGACCCTGTTAACGTGGAATACTTTGTATATCGGGTTGACTTTTTTTAATCGGCTAATGGTTAAATTAATAGCCATAGTTGAGCATTGAACGTGTGTATTAATCGCAACATAGTAGTTCTTTCATTATTAATGCCTTCATAAACAAACTAATGCCCGGATAACTGGTTTTGTGAACCAAACGATCCAATTAAAAGAGCATGATTCGATCTAAAGATTATTAACATGTCACATAGTCCTGTACTACCCCATATTGCTTCCGAGGGACAGAGGAGGATAGGTTCGGTTCAGGAACCTAAGGTATCCTTGTTTTTTCGAGTGGGAAAGGGTAGAGAAAATGTCTCGAGCCTATTCCCTTTGGCTATATAATCGTGCAGTTTATGAGAATTTGAAACCTGATTTTCTCCAAAAAGTCTTCCATCTAATTAACTGACAGAAAAGTTTTCATATTTGATTATACGatacttatagcctgtttggccaagtttattttttccccaaaagtacttattttttcaataagtgcttatttttaaaaaaacgaagtgtttggctaagcttttgggaaaaaataagtgcttttggggagtagcagaaacagtttttcagaagctaaaaaaaatagcttttggccaaacactaattgcttctcaaaagtactttttaaattaattggccaaacacaaactgcttttagccaaaagtatttttttgaaaagtgcttttgaaaaaaaatattttttaaaataagctgtttttataagtttggccaaacaggctattagttttTTACCATACGCATTTTCTACAATTGTATGCCGACCTAAAAGCCTAGAGAAACACTAATATATGTCCACAATCTACATCTAAATCTCAGCCTCTTAAAATAGCATCACAATATCACAAGGGGAGTCAATTCATAACCGACCATTCCCTTTCATTCACCAAAATAATGATACGAACTTgactgaaaaaaaaaacaattaatctGTATGTATACTTTAAGGGAATATGAGAGACCTAGGACGGTGGTACCCTTTTGTATGCATCTTCTTGTTCCCGTATATATGTTTGTTGGTTTCCATTTAATTTTTCTATTAATTGCTAATTGACCACATGACTAACTGAATAATCTATATGTGACACATGGGTCTTCTTTTTATACAAATTTAGTATATGGAGTGGAACATCTCTCTTACAGACCCAAAGGACGCACTATCGACGGTACACATTCTTCCACATACGCTTTTTAAACTTATTTATGAAGTAAGTATTTGAGAATTGATTGATAATTCAGTGTTATTACCTTGCTTCTCACTTAGGTCAAAAATTCTTACGGCGAAGGTGATGTGTTGAACACCTTTCTTGctaaaaattatattatatatataagttaaattttgtatatatttgtataactTAATTATTGAACATATTTAGTGAAATTTCTTACTTTGCACCCACTAGTATAATTGTGATGGAAATATTATCACGCACGAATTTGAATAGCTTGTGAATTGAATACAATTAATAGTCATGTCTTCAACTTATCTTAGACATAGTATGTGAATTTGATCAGAAGACGTGTACTAGATACAATTATATAGAACGAGAAAACATATGGATATCGATAAATGAATTGGTTCTTTTAGTGTTACAATTAGAAGGAAAAAAAGGAGGGTAATTGCGATGAAAGAGTGTATTATAAGAGTATCttttaatttgatttttttttttcaaattaccGTTTTCTTTAACCTTCTATTTAGTAAGGTAACTTTATGATAAGGATTTAAGTTCTACATACTTATAGtatataattttttaaatattataagTGTAATTTAACATATTACTTATTTTTACTTTAGGTTATTTATCAATGCTTATTAATAAAGTTACCTCTAATTGCCTTTTCAGTAATTTAATTAtgtaaatatttcttaaacaTCCGTGCCTTGATCTTGATCATTTGAAATAAATAATTGTAAGATGAAACAATACAATAATGGAAGGGATGTTATAGACTGTCTGCTAAAAAGGAACTCGAGAGTCATAATTAAATATAGTTGACACCAAAGACTGCACCCCACACGCCACAAGTATCAATCAAAACCCTCCTCTGGGACCATACTACTATTGCTCTCAAGTTATATGATATACACCTACAGATATATACAGATCTTAATATATTGTATTTTAAATTTACAGATAGATTGATAGCCGTAAACCACCCTTTCCACAAGTATATACACACTTGcacatctaaaaaaaaaaatagctagtGAGAATCTTAGATGAGTACATTTTCATTTCTCATCACCTTCCTCCTAAATATTCTCTCTCATAGAAAATTCATCATATAATACTCCATAATTCTCTTCATCTCCATATCTCTTCTTGCATGAAGATCCAAAGCCAAAACTAAGAATTACTTCAACACTAAGTTGATCAAATACAagattcttgatttttttttttaatcatttgtTTATCAATTATGGGGTTGAGTACTAAGTTGGTTTCAATTGATGATCATGGGCTAGATAATTGGACCCCCAGCAGCCAGAATTCTCTACCGGAACCACCGTCGATAAGGCAGCAGCCGCCACCGAAACTGGAGCCATTGAAGTGTCCAAGGTGTGACTCAATCAATACTAAATTTTGTTACTACAACAATTACAACAAATCACAGCCTCGCCATTATTGTAAAGGTTGTAAAAGGCATTGGACTGAAGGTGGTACCCTTCGTAATGTTCCGGTAGGTGGTGGCCGAAAAAATAAGCGGCTGAGGACTGATCCCGTTGATCATATAACTGAAAGAAAACATGTTAGGTTAGAAGTAAACGATCAGAGGTGTCCTCTAATCAGCACGACTACGAGTTCCATGCCAAATGTCAACATAAGAGGAAATAGTACTATTATTAGTACTACTATGGATGAAGAGATCAAAAAAGAAAATGATGGTATTTTCTATGAGACACTAAATCTTCCTTCATCATCATCACTACCATATGACATATTTTCAAGTTTAAAATTATCAATTCCTCAAGATGGAAGCACACATTTTTCTTTCTCTTATGATAGTGTTCCATGTTCTCTAATTCCAAATTTTAGTACTACTCAATtatcttcaaatatttataatgAGTATTATTTGGGGAAAGTTGATAGTACAATGGAGGAGTCAACAATAACTACAGCCATGCCAATTACAAGCAGCAATGATGTCCTTTCTCATCAGCCATGGAAAATTCCAGAAACAAGCAATGATCTTGCTAACGAAAATATGTCAAGTAATTATTGGAATTGGAACGAGTTCGACACGTTGGGCACTGCAGCTGATCTCAATATACAATGGGATGATTTAGAGATCAAACCATAAGAGGATCATGAGAAATGACCATCTTATTAGAAGAGTTTGTCTATAATATTGATCTGTTCAAGGTTTTGTTTTATGTAGATTTCATGCTCGCTATTGTTCAAGTCTTGTTAATTAGTATTAATGTTACCATTAGCCTTTTTCCCCTCAAAAATGTATATGCCATATCATCTCTTTACACCATTAGTGTATTTTAATCAATTATAACATGAAATATGGCTTATTTTTCAGCTTAATAATCTTAGCCTACTGCTCTATGGGTTAGTATCTTAACTTTTGCAGCCTCTGTGGGAAAGTTGGGATTAGTTCAAGTCAAGGTACCCTCAACACTTATGTTTCACATGTTTGGAATGATTACTTCTAGTTATCTTTTAGATGACTTGAGTACAtcaaaaataaacttttttctAATCAACTTCATGTTATAATGTTCAATTTCCATTTCTCTTTTCATTGTCAATGAGAAAACAAGCAGGTACTGTAGGTTTATTAACTCCTCCGTGGATTCTCGATAGGGAAGGGTGTCAATTTTGAGAGGTACACTTAGAATAGAAGAGATTGATGGGGTCTTATTCCAGCTAGTGGTGGGATGATTTAGATGTGATGGAAGATTCTTTCTTGTGGACTTAATATGTCTAATCTGTTTGGATGGATATCTTCAATAATTTTTGCCAAAATTTCTTTTGCTCCCTACATCTGTCTAATTGCTTGGGGAGTAGTCACTCCCTCCTGCTCCCTACTACTTGTAATcattttgtttttgttgttgattaacAGTTTTTTCCATTCGGTATTCGAGGTCCCAATTAATTCAGATTTGCATTGCATAAAGTCAGGGCCGTCTCAACAAGATTAAGGGCCTAAAGCCATACTTCAAAGGGAGattctaattctttttttttaaaaaaagaaaagacgatatatatttttatttaaaatctaCTTTTCTAGTTTTTTTTATGCGAAATCATTAATTAATGTTTTATAATCATCAAGAACATGCAAAGTTGTTAACAATTTTTTCAAATCAATTTATTCTAAGAAAAATCAACTGACAATATAGCTAATCAATCACGTGACTAAAAGAAAGTTATTcgcatttttatataaaaattgtgtactccctctgtctcaatttatgtgagacaatttggatttcgagagtcaaacttcctTATTTTTATTGTGAATTCGTACGTACAATCTTTAAGTTTTTGACAaacaatttacatatttaaaactaCATAAAAGTagtataagtcacaataattttttaaacaaattaacTATAAAACTTAATAAAAAAAATGGGGGCCCAAGGCCATTGCCTTAGTGGCTTTGCCCTTGCATAAAGCTTATTAAAAGAGAAAACGCtctctataaaaaaaaaattcattttaaaAGTTCGAATTCGAAATTCCTCATAAAAAAATGGAAGGATTATATCCATTCAATTCCACCAAAATGATGGGGGTTGAATAACAATTTGTGCTTTCCGATTAGTCGAACCTGAGAAATGGGTTCTGAATTATCTCTTGCATAATCGCCATATATGTACCTACATCCGATTTTGTTACtaattatactattttattattattaaagtAGTAGATTGGGATGAACATACACATTAATTAAATATAATTTAGTAACAAAAATATCTGTAACACGTCATAAATCATGATTGATATAATTATATAAACACCTACGTAAATATATCATGATTGATATAAACACCGACGTAAATGGGGGAGCAACTTACCTACATTTGCGTGAAGGGAATATAAGTGAAAGGACAGAAGGACAAGACTGCAAACAGGTACACATATCGAgtttgtttaccccggattcgggtaatcaattaaatttgtaagcgGGTATAAAATATGTACTTTGTTCTTGATATATACTAGATAGAGAAAATGAATGTTTGAGGGTTCCTTAATAAAGCGGCTAATGATGCAAGTTTGACAAGGATATGAACGTTTACGAACAATATATGATACTTGATGGAGGGAATGCAATAGTAATAAAAAGGGGGCGGCCTTGGCCGAATTGAATAATGATAAAGATTGTATATATATGATTCTTCTATTACATATGTTCTTGAAGAAGTAAGAGGAGCCAACCCCCTccaaggagggggatgtgctctatttatagtggcacTCCCCTGGTTCCCTTACAATATgagataataaaataataataacaaggactgctctgcacggatttggtgggattagactgacggcgccgtctgacacacgcatggcaGGTAGTTGACCATGATTTGACGTTACTGGCGTGTGGCTTGTCTGCAACGACCACACGGACAAACGACCACTCGGGATAATGGCcactcggaccaacggct
Above is a genomic segment from Lycium barbarum isolate Lr01 chromosome 12, ASM1917538v2, whole genome shotgun sequence containing:
- the LOC132621855 gene encoding dof zinc finger protein DOF4.7-like, with protein sequence MGLSTKLVSIDDHGLDNWTPSSQNSLPEPPSIRQQPPPKLEPLKCPRCDSINTKFCYYNNYNKSQPRHYCKGCKRHWTEGGTLRNVPVGGGRKNKRLRTDPVDHITERKHVRLEVNDQRCPLISTTTSSMPNVNIRGNSTIISTTMDEEIKKENDGIFYETLNLPSSSSLPYDIFSSLKLSIPQDGSTHFSFSYDSVPCSLIPNFSTTQLSSNIYNEYYLGKVDSTMEESTITTAMPITSSNDVLSHQPWKIPETSNDLANENMSSNYWNWNEFDTLGTAADLNIQWDDLEIKP